From the Clostridia bacterium genome, one window contains:
- a CDS encoding DUF975 family protein, whose amino-acid sequence PGKAKFAIGWIFSIASIVIAGPMAYGLSRLEVKVARGDKKIDFKDLFLRFKEDFTNTILLGFLRNLFIFLWTLLLIVPGIIKAYAYSMAFYIQQDDSDKEWRRCLDLSSEMMRGYKGKLFLLDLSFIGWYIVGLLCLGVGGLWVAAYHSMARAHFYDELKAARSDLFDEPSATSSEDASAENGSSESDVFGFESGEAPAEKEYVELPSEESSTEDPEEK is encoded by the coding sequence TCCCGGAAAGGCGAAATTCGCGATCGGCTGGATCTTCTCCATCGCATCCATCGTCATCGCGGGGCCGATGGCGTACGGACTTTCGCGCCTCGAAGTCAAAGTCGCGCGCGGCGACAAGAAGATCGACTTTAAAGATCTGTTCCTCAGATTCAAAGAAGATTTTACGAACACCATTCTTCTCGGATTCCTTCGCAACCTCTTCATCTTCCTTTGGACCTTGCTCCTCATCGTCCCGGGAATCATTAAAGCCTATGCGTATTCGATGGCGTTCTATATTCAACAAGACGATTCGGATAAAGAATGGCGCCGATGCCTCGATCTTTCGAGCGAAATGATGCGCGGCTACAAAGGAAAGCTTTTCCTTCTCGACCTCAGCTTTATCGGTTGGTACATCGTCGGCTTGCTCTGCCTCGGCGTAGGCGGGCTTTGGGTCGCCGCCTATCACTCGATGGCGAGAGCGCATTTCTACGATGAGCTCAAAGCCGCGCGCAGCGATCTTTTCGACGAACCCTCGGCTACCTCTTCCGAAGACGCAAGCGCGGAAAACGGCTCCTCGGAAAGCGACGTTTTCGGGTTTGAAAGCGGAGAAGCTCCCGCCGAAAAAGAGTACGTCGAACTCCCCTCGGAAGAGTCTTCGACCGAAGATCCCGAAGAAAAATAA